The stretch of DNA CCTTGCCCTGATGGTGTTCGCAGGGGGTGTTTGCTATTGGAGCTATCGTCAAATCACCGGTGCTTAATGGACACCCCACCCCAACAATCGCCAATCCAGCGACGTTATTTCGCATTAGGCGTGCTGGTACTTTCGGCACTGGCTTTCTGGCTTTATCGCCCCGCCTTTGATTACCCGATGATCTTTGATGATGTCGCCAGCATCCTCGAAAACAACTCGGTGCACCATCTATGGCCGTTAATCGGAGAGAGCGGTGAATATGGCCCTTTGAAACCAAAGCCTGGTCAACCATTCACGGCCCGGCCCCTGGTCAATCTTTCGATTGCAATTGACTATCACTTTGGTGGTGAAAATCCCCGGGTATATCGGATCGTGAATCTAGTGATGCACATCATCACATCCGTGTTGTTGGCCGCGATTGTGATCGCAACTCTAAGGCTTCACGATTCAAGCGAGCGATTGTCGCGTCACCGATATTGGTTGGGTTTTGCATCAGCCGCCGTGTGGATGATGCATCCGATCCATACGGAAACCGTCATTTACTTAACTCAGCGAACCGAATTGATGATGGGCATGTTCTACTTGCTCACTTTATTTTTGTGTATCAAGTATTGGTGCAGCACCCGCATGGCTGAGCGATCGTTCTTTCTAATGATGGCCACTCTGGCCGGCATCGCGGGCATGTTGTGCAAAGAAATGATGGCGTCCATTCCAGCCATGGCATTTTTGTACGAGCGAACATTCATACGACCATCGCTTCGCAATATCGTCAAACAATCTTGGCCCCTTTACGTCGGTTTGATGTTGAGTTGGCTACTGATCGCTGGGCTGTACGCGGTTGGCTATGGAACCCCGGCTGCCGGATTCAACAATACCATTTCGGCGGTCGACTATTGGATGACTGAAGCGGGTGTCTTCTTTACCTACTGGCGTCTTACCTTTTGGCCCTGGCCATTAGTGATTAACTATCAGGTCCCCACCGTCACCAGTCTGGCAAACGCTTGGCCGGCGGTAGCGGCGATGATTCTTTATGTCGGCGTTACAACTTGGCTGGTTTGGCGACGAAGCGTTCTCGGCTACGGCCTTATTTGGTTTGTCGCGGTGCTTTCGCCCACACTTGTGATTCCTCTCCCTCGAGAAGAACTGGTCGAACGACGTTTGTATGTGCCGCTTGCTGCGATTGCGCCCCTGGTCGTGATCGGCGTATACAGCTTGATCACCTATTTGGTTCGTGAAGGACGTAAATCGTACTGGTTGACGCAAGGAATCGTGACGGCCCTTGTCGCTGTGCTTTGCTTCGTTTCCTTTAAGGCGATTCCCCGACTATCGGATCGCATGACAGTTTGGTTGCATGTGCTTGAACATGACAGCGACAACCCATTGGGGCTAATGTATCAAGGCATTCTGGAATACAACGCTGGTCAGGAAGAATTGGGACTTCGACGATTAGAAGCCGCCTTTGAAACTCGTCCCGATTTCAAACCGTGTGTGCTCGTGCTCGCCAAAGCCTACAAAGAACGGCAACGTCCCGCTGATGAGATCAATGTCTATCGAACCGCATTGGAAGTTGCCCCGAATGATCCAACCTATCACTACAACTTGGGTTTGGCTTTCGACTTAAACCGAAAACCGCTTCTCGCAATGAAGCATTACGAAGAGAACATTCGCCTCGATCCCACCGCGCATTATGCGCACCACAATCTCGGAATGATTTTGGCCGAACGCGGTAATTTCGATTCGGCCATCAAGCATTTTGAAGCTGCCGTCGATATCGAACCCAGCTACGACTATTGCTTGAACCTGATGACTCGATACCTAGCGCTTCGCCAGTACGAAGATGCAGGCAGGGCAGCAAAGAAACTGCTAGCTGCGGCACGAAAAGATGGCCGCACCGACGAAATCGAAATCATTGAACGAACGATTGTTACCTTGCAAAAACAGGCTGCGATCCCCGGTGATTGAACGCGATCGAAAGCACCGTCGTTCGCATTTCGCTACTTCGAAACCTCGGAAGTCGTCACATCAAGGCTTAGCACGGTCCCGTTAAAAGGGTTGGGCGATGAATAGTCCCCGGCAGCAGACATGCTGTCATAGCCAACGCTTAATTCATCCTGAGGTTGCACTGGAATTACTCCAGGTGAACGCTTTGATATCGATGACGCTCCATCGACCATCAAAGTCATATCATCGGTCGTTAGCGTCGCTACCAAGCGAGACTTACCGCGAATCGGATGATCTGAAAGTAGCCGGGTAACTTCGCCATCAATGCGCACATCCAAGGCTGGCCGTCCATCAACGAAATGCAAAGCATATCCACAGTGGCTTCCTCCTTGAGCGATCACCACCCCGTCGGGCGAAGCGGACTGAACGGTAACTTCGATTCGCAAGTTCGCTTTGGCTATCTGAGGACTCTTGAAATTGCGAAGGCCTCCGGTTGGCAACACATTTTCTACCGCGACGTTTGTGTCTGGTTCCCAGATCACGCCGACGCGACGCGCCCATTGGTTCCACAATTCGATCATTTCTTTGGTACGCTCAGGTTGCTGGTCAGCGAGATCATTCATTTCGCAGCGGTCTTCGGCGAGATTGTAGAGTTCCCACTTCAAATCATGAGGCATACGTTTGGCGTAGACCGCTTTCCAATCACCCTTGCGAATCGCATGTGCGGCTTGATGGTCAAATCCGATGGTGCGTTCGGACAATTTTTCACCTCGCATCGCCGGTAGCAGGCTTACTCCTTCAAGGGGCGTCGTCGGATTACCTCGAATTTGACCAGGGTATGTCGCGCCGGCGACTTCCATTAGGGTCGGCATGATGTCCATGACGTGGGAAGGATCTCGCACCCAGCGGTCAGACTTTGCAATCCCAGCGGGCCAATGGGCGATGAAGGGAGTGCTAATGCCGCCTTCGTGAGTGAAGTGCTTGTACATTCGAAAGGGAGTATTTCCCAAATTCGCCCAGGCACTTCCGTAGGACTGATGCGTTCCTGGTCCACCGATGTCTCGCAAGTCGGTTCCCTGACGCAAAGTCGTTTCACCTAGCCGTGACTTTCCATCAAATCCAAACGGCCCCCATTCGTAGCAGGCACCGTTGTCGCTAAGGAACAAAACCAGGGTATTGTCTAAGTGACCCGTATTTCGCAGGTGATCGATAATCTTGCCCACCCCTTGATCGACACCTTCCACCATTGCCGCGAAAACAGCCATTCGCCGAGCTAAGTCAAGTTGGCGATCATGATCCAAAGAATCCCACTCTGGATTGTCTTGGCCCGAGAAACCGTTCGCGATATCGTCACGGTCCACCGGAACAAGACTGCGAGGCGAAAGATTCCAAGACGGACTATCGACCAATCCGATCGCCTTCATGCGATCAAACCGCTCTTCGCGAAGCACGTCCCAACCCCGTCGATAAACTTCGTCATACTTGTCCGCTCGATCAGCGGGCGCCTGAACGGGAAAGTGCGGTGAAGAGTGCCCGAGAAACAAAAACCACGGTTGCTTAGAGCTTTGCCCTTGGCGAATAAATTCAATCGCGTAATCGTTGAATACATCCGTTGCGTAAAATCTGTCCTTCGATAAATCGATCTCTTTGTCCCGACCTTCCGGCAAACGAATGTAGTAGTCTGCATCGTATTGGTCGTGCGAGTGGTCTCGCGTGTACCCGTAAAATTCGTCAAAGCCTCGTTTGATCGGACCCGTCTCTGGATGAACGTGCCACTTCCCTACGTAGTAGCACCCGTAACCTGCTGGCTTGAGCACTTCGGCAAGAGTGGCACATTGATCGTTTAGTCGTCCAAGGTAGCCAGGACCACGTTTAGGATTGGGCTGGTCCGTGGTGAAGTCACCAATGCCAGCTTGAGTTGGGTACAGCCCAGTCAGCAAAGAAGCTCGACTGGGGCAACATCGAGCCGAGTTGTAGAGCTGCGTAAAACGAACTCCGTTCTTGGCTAAAGCATCAATGTTCGGAGTGCTGATCTCACCCCCGTAGCATCCCAAATCCGAATAGCCCAAGTCATCGGCAAGAACGATCACAATATTGGGCCGCTGATCGGTATCGGTCCTCGCGTCACGGGCTCCTTTTTGATTCTCATAGGCATGCGCCGGGCCAACCAACCAATTCAGCAACACGATCGTCAAAAAACAACGAACTTGCGGTAGGTACTTCATGACGTAATTGATCCAAGAGATTCAGTGGTTTGCCGAAAGACGGAAACCGAAAGCTGTACCGGAAACCAGTGCACCCTTGATTCTATCGAATGCAGCGATAGACAAATGCCGGCGGTAAATTTCGCCACACGGTCGGGCTTTTGTGGACGGACGCGAACTGCTTTTCAAGGCGGCGAGAAAAGCGGATGCCAGCAGGCAAAATAACGCCTTGCCAATACGCGAACGTCGCAAACTGCCCACCCGGCTTTAGCACTTCAAACATTGCGTCCATGATCTCGTCCGTGAGGCGTTCCGAAAACGCCGCCCAGGGCAGCCCGCAAACAATTGCATCAACACTCTCGATCCCACGACTGCGACACAGGTTGGCGACGTTCGTGACGCTATCCTCAATCACCGTGGCATTGGGACAACGCGTCTGAGTCGCAGCCACCAATTCGGCCGACTGTTCAATGGCGAAGAAATTAGCGTCAGAATGAAGTCGACTAAGAATGGCCTCGGTAAACACCCCGGTACCGGGTCCGAACTCGACCACATTCTTTGCGTTGGTCCAATCGAACCAATCGACCATTGTTTCCGCCAACCCCGCGCTGCTGGGTGCGATCGCGCCCACCTTAGTCGGGTTGCGAATGAAATTTTTCAAGAAGGTTGCCGCGTCGCTCATGGATCTCAGGTTACCGATCAGACGTGTTTGTCGATACCATAGAAGGCATGCGAATACCGTCAACTCATCGACGCGGCAGCGGCACAGCGAACATGACCCCCATGATCGACGTTGTGTTTCTGCTAATCATCTTTTTCTTAGTCTCGAGTCACCTTGCGCGCCAGGAAAATCGGCTGCCTCTGGACCTGCCGACAGCCGGCACATTCGACTTTGCTGATCCTGCGAAAGCTGCCTTAACGATTAGTCTTGACGACCAAGCCCGCACGCTTGTTGCCGGCAATGTGATTGATACCGGCGGGCTTCGCTTGGTGCTAAACGATTTGGTTGCTCGCGAAGGCTCCGACGCCGCGATTCGAATTCGCGTTGACGGGCAAGTGCAGTACGCCTACGTCGAACCAGTGTTGCGAGAGGCGGCGTTGGCAGGCGTCACCGACGCTGCGATTGCAGTCCGTGAAAAGTAGTCGTCGCGTATGAAAATCCCCAATACTCACAACAACGATTCGATGGAACTAAAGATGACGCCGATGATCGACGTCGTTTTCTTGTTGCTAGTCTTTTTTGTTTGGACGAGCAGCTTTGAACTACCCGAGTTCGACTTACCCAGTTCCATTGCCACCCCGCCCGGCGGGACGCTGCAAAACAACTCCACAAGCCCTCCTGAAGCTTTCGACGAAATTGTCATTCGCTTGTTTGCTCGTGGTGCGAGCCTCGGCATTGAACTCAATGGAAATGAAATCCAGGACACCGATCAGCTATCGCAACACCTCGCTGAAATTATCGCAATGGGCGTTCAACCACCCGTGATTGTGGATCCCGATGACGATGTGACCATGGACTATGCCGTAGCGGTTTACGACGCGGCACGGTCTGCGGGCGTCGACCGGGTTCTCTTCGCGGCTTCAGAATGATGATTACCACTGCAATGACATTCAGGTTCACGATCGCGACCTTCATTGCCTTCTGCCTATGCAGCGCTGACCTGTTGGCCGAAGTCGGAAGCCCGGTGAGACGAGTGTCGAATGATCGTGATCAAGATGTGCTTGACGCATTGCTTCAACAACAGCGATTCGACGACGCAACGCAACTTTGCAATTGGAATATCGGTCGATATCAACCACCCCAAGAAGAATACGCAAAGTGGGCGATCGCGATTTGCAATGTTCGAATCGCTCAGAGTGTTTCTCTTGGAAACGACGCTTCCGCCGATGTCGAAGAATCTGCTGCGATCGTTTCGGAATTGATTCGACGCTATCCCGATCAACCCCGTCGATTGTTCCTCGATCAGGCAATCCTACAGGCGGAAGTCATGGCGACGCAATCGGATGTCGCGCGGACTGCGTTGACATTGCACGATCTAGCGCAAGTCGAACGCACGATGGTTCGTTTGACGCGAATCAACAGCGATCTGATTGAACTTGCCGCGAAGGCAGGTGACTCCATCACGCAGATAGAATCACTGCGTGATCCCGATAACGACGCGATGGTTGGCGACCTGCGCAGGCTAGAGCAAGAGCTTCTCGTTTCATCAGTGTCGATGGCGATGTTGCAAACTGAATTATTCCCGCCGGACGGCGATGATTTCGTCGCCGCCGCCGCTAAAGCAGAAGCGGTCGCCGAGCAAACTTTGTTGAAGTTGCCCGCGTCCTCACAAGCCGCCCACGAAACCCGACGAATAAAAGCAGACGCAATTTTGCGACGAGGCGATGCTGACCAAGCGAAGCAAGAATTACGAAAATTGCTTGCCGAAATGAAATCACCTTGGCCACCGGCAATCGTCGCCTTGATCGTGCGAACGGCGTTGGCAACCGGCCAGACAGACACAGCAGCAAAGCAACTTGACGATTACTTCGGTGCCGCAGTTGCGACATCGTCCGCGACGGCAAACCAACATCGCAGCTCGATCGCGATGGACTTGGCTCGATTGGAGTGGTTGCTAAAAACGGACCAGCTCGATCAAGCCGCCGATTGGATTGAAGCTATCGAACGGCGCAACGGAAAGTACGCTCGTCGTCGAGCGGAAGCGATTGCAATGCACCTCGCACCCGACCAAAGCTCAACGAGATCTGGTAATGGGCTGATGGCGACTCGCGGGTACGCATTGCTACGGCGAGGTGAGACGTTGGAAGCCGCACGAGTGCTTGCCGCCGCTGCACGACAAGAGTCCGATCTTGCCAGTTCGGCCAAACTTGCCATTGCATCGGCTGCAGCGTTTGAATCCGCAGATCAACGGGACGCGGCATCGGAAGTCTTGCTCAGTACCGCTCGTTTGCATGCACGCGAACCGGAGATCGCAGGCATTCACTTGCAAGGCTTGATGTTGGCTTCCGATACCGATTTAGGGATTGCAAAATTGGAAGCGTCGTTACGTTGGCATCTCGACACTTGGCCTCAAGACGCAACGACGAAGCCAGTTCGAGATTGGCTGTTGAAACTGCTAACTCAATCCGATCGCAAGCTCGATGCCGCCGTCGCGTCGAGTCAGTTCAGCGAGTACGAAAGCGATGAACCGTTACGCATCCGCTGCATTGATCTATGGCGAAGCGTTTTTCATGACTCTTCGTTGCCAGATCTAGATCAACTCAGCCAAGTTGCTGCGCAAGCCTTTGACGCGTCTTCGGCCGCCCCACTCGATCCGTCTTCGTTCGCGGCGAGTGTACATCGAGAGATCGCCGTACGGTTTCTACAGCGACGTGAACTGACTTC from Rubripirellula amarantea encodes:
- a CDS encoding ExbD/TolR family protein translates to MKIPNTHNNDSMELKMTPMIDVVFLLLVFFVWTSSFELPEFDLPSSIATPPGGTLQNNSTSPPEAFDEIVIRLFARGASLGIELNGNEIQDTDQLSQHLAEIIAMGVQPPVIVDPDDDVTMDYAVAVYDAARSAGVDRVLFAASE
- a CDS encoding arylsulfatase gives rise to the protein MKYLPQVRCFLTIVLLNWLVGPAHAYENQKGARDARTDTDQRPNIVIVLADDLGYSDLGCYGGEISTPNIDALAKNGVRFTQLYNSARCCPSRASLLTGLYPTQAGIGDFTTDQPNPKRGPGYLGRLNDQCATLAEVLKPAGYGCYYVGKWHVHPETGPIKRGFDEFYGYTRDHSHDQYDADYYIRLPEGRDKEIDLSKDRFYATDVFNDYAIEFIRQGQSSKQPWFLFLGHSSPHFPVQAPADRADKYDEVYRRGWDVLREERFDRMKAIGLVDSPSWNLSPRSLVPVDRDDIANGFSGQDNPEWDSLDHDRQLDLARRMAVFAAMVEGVDQGVGKIIDHLRNTGHLDNTLVLFLSDNGACYEWGPFGFDGKSRLGETTLRQGTDLRDIGGPGTHQSYGSAWANLGNTPFRMYKHFTHEGGISTPFIAHWPAGIAKSDRWVRDPSHVMDIMPTLMEVAGATYPGQIRGNPTTPLEGVSLLPAMRGEKLSERTIGFDHQAAHAIRKGDWKAVYAKRMPHDLKWELYNLAEDRCEMNDLADQQPERTKEMIELWNQWARRVGVIWEPDTNVAVENVLPTGGLRNFKSPQIAKANLRIEVTVQSASPDGVVIAQGGSHCGYALHFVDGRPALDVRIDGEVTRLLSDHPIRGKSRLVATLTTDDMTLMVDGASSISKRSPGVIPVQPQDELSVGYDSMSAAGDYSSPNPFNGTVLSLDVTTSEVSK
- a CDS encoding ExbD/TolR family protein, which translates into the protein MRIPSTHRRGSGTANMTPMIDVVFLLIIFFLVSSHLARQENRLPLDLPTAGTFDFADPAKAALTISLDDQARTLVAGNVIDTGGLRLVLNDLVAREGSDAAIRIRVDGQVQYAYVEPVLREAALAGVTDAAIAVREK
- a CDS encoding tetratricopeptide repeat protein codes for the protein MDTPPQQSPIQRRYFALGVLVLSALAFWLYRPAFDYPMIFDDVASILENNSVHHLWPLIGESGEYGPLKPKPGQPFTARPLVNLSIAIDYHFGGENPRVYRIVNLVMHIITSVLLAAIVIATLRLHDSSERLSRHRYWLGFASAAVWMMHPIHTETVIYLTQRTELMMGMFYLLTLFLCIKYWCSTRMAERSFFLMMATLAGIAGMLCKEMMASIPAMAFLYERTFIRPSLRNIVKQSWPLYVGLMLSWLLIAGLYAVGYGTPAAGFNNTISAVDYWMTEAGVFFTYWRLTFWPWPLVINYQVPTVTSLANAWPAVAAMILYVGVTTWLVWRRSVLGYGLIWFVAVLSPTLVIPLPREELVERRLYVPLAAIAPLVVIGVYSLITYLVREGRKSYWLTQGIVTALVAVLCFVSFKAIPRLSDRMTVWLHVLEHDSDNPLGLMYQGILEYNAGQEELGLRRLEAAFETRPDFKPCVLVLAKAYKERQRPADEINVYRTALEVAPNDPTYHYNLGLAFDLNRKPLLAMKHYEENIRLDPTAHYAHHNLGMILAERGNFDSAIKHFEAAVDIEPSYDYCLNLMTRYLALRQYEDAGRAAKKLLAAARKDGRTDEIEIIERTIVTLQKQAAIPGD
- a CDS encoding class I SAM-dependent methyltransferase gives rise to the protein MSDAATFLKNFIRNPTKVGAIAPSSAGLAETMVDWFDWTNAKNVVEFGPGTGVFTEAILSRLHSDANFFAIEQSAELVAATQTRCPNATVIEDSVTNVANLCRSRGIESVDAIVCGLPWAAFSERLTDEIMDAMFEVLKPGGQFATFAYWQGVILPAGIRFSRRLEKQFASVHKSPTVWRNLPPAFVYRCIR